CCGAGCCTCGCCGTGCTCGACGAGGCGACGGGCGAGGTGCCGACGTACCTCGTGAACTCCGACCTCCACAGCGTGTGGCTCAACTCCGCGGCGTTCCGGCGCGAGGGCGTCGTCCCGCCCGACGCGACGGGGATCCTGCGCGAGGAGCCGGCGTTCGCGGTCCAGGCGATCCTCAACGCCGTGCCGCAGCCGGACGAGGACGCGGCGCTCGACCGCGTGGTGCGGCAGGCGGCGGCGCGCGGGGTCGTCGGGATCCAGGACCTCGAGATCGCCTGGAACGCCGACCGGTGGCGGCACCGCGTCGCGCGGGGACACGACGCGCTGCGCGTCCGTTTCGACGTCTACCCCCATGACCTGGGTCGCGCCATCGCGGAGGGCCTCGTCACCGGACAGGCGCTCGACGGCGGCGGGCTCGTGCAGGCGGGCATGCTCAAGGTCATCTCCGACGGCTCCCTCGGCACGCGCACGGCCGCGACGTCGCAGCCGTACCCCGGCGGTCACGACCACGGCGTCGTCGCGGTCGGGCCGGAGGAGCTCGTCGAGCTCGTGACGCGGGCCGCGGGCGCCGGCATCGCCACGACCGTCCACGCGATCGGCGACGTCGCCAACCGCCACGCGCTCGACGCCTTCGCGGCGGCGGACGTGCCGGGGCGCATCGAGCACGCGCAGCTCGTCGCGCGCTCGGATCTCCCGCGGTTCGCGCGGCTCGGGGTCTCGGCGAGCGTCCAGCCCGAGCACGCGCTCGACGACCGCGATCTCGTCGAGCGCAGCTGGGACGCCCAGACGGCCGTGGCCTACCCGCTGCGAGAGCTGGCCGAGGCGGACGCCACCGTCCTCCTCGGCTCCGACGCGCCGGTGGCGCCGCTGGACCCCTGGATCTCGATGGCGGCCGCCGTCTTCCGCGCGCGCGACGGTGGCGAGGCTTGGCGTCCGCATCAGGCGCTGGACGCCCGCACGGCGCTGGCGGCGTCGACGGACGGCGGCTCGACCGGGGGAGCCCGCATCCTCCCGGGCGGCAGGGCCGACCTCGTGCTCGTCGCGCACGACCCGCTGGCGGCATCCGCGGAGCGGCTGCGGGCCATGCCCGTCCACGCGACCCTGCTCGGCGGCCGGATCACCCACCTGGCGTGACACGCCGAAGGCCCCGGTCCGTGCGGACCGGGGCCTTCCGACGAGGAGAGGGGACCGGGACTACTCGGCGACGTGGGCCGCGAGGAACCAGCGGTCCTTCTCCAGGCCCGCCTTGATCTCGATCGCGACGTCCTGGCTCGTGAGATCGACCTCGTCGAGACCGTCGATCGCGGCCTGCAGGTCGGCGATCACGGTGTCGATGTCGGACACGACGCCGCGGATGACGGCGTCGGACTGCGCGAAGCCCGCGGGGGCGCCGGTGGCGGGGACCTTGCCGGCGACCGCGCCCAGACGCGCGTCGATGGGGAGGCCGAGGGCGACGATGCGCTCCGCGGCGAGGTCGGCCCAGCCGTGGGCGTGGTCGACGAGCGTGTCGAGGAACTCGTGCACGCCGATGAAGTTGGCGCCGCGCACGTGCCAGTGCGCCTGCTTGCCGTTGACGCCGAGCGCCTGGAGGCCGAGGACGACGGGGGAGAGGAACTGTGCCGAGCCGGCGGCGACGGTCGGGTCGGCGGCGGTGGCGGAGACGGTCTGCACTTCGGTCATGGTGTTCTCCTTCGTCAGCGGGGCGCGGTCCACGCCCCTCGTTGACTACAACGGTACTCGGGGCAGGACATTCCGCAACCAAGTTGAGGCTCGGCTAAATCGCAGGTCAAGGTGTGAAAGCAAGGCTTACCGTACCCGAGTGGCGATGGCGGCGGGATCGTGCGCCCCCTAGGGTCGCGTGCATGACCGTCTCTCCTCATGCGACCGTCCTCGGCCTCGACGACCTGGTCCCGGCGATCGCTCGCGACGCGTTCGTCGCCGACGGGGCGCGCGTGGTCGGCGACGTCGTCCTCGGCCCCGGATCGAGCGTCTGGTACAACGCGGTGCTGCGGGGCGACACCGGGGCGATCCGGGTCGGAGCCCGCAGCAACCTCCAGGACAACGTCTCGGTCCACGTCGGCGGCGGATTCGACACGATCATCGGCGAGGACGTGTCCGTCGGCCACAACGCCGTCGTCCACGGCTGTCGGATCGGCGACGGCACGCTCGTCGGGATGGGGGCGGTCGTGCTGCAGGGAGCGGAGATCGGCGAGTCGTGCCTCGTCGCCGGCGGCGCCGTGGTGCTCGAGGGCACGGTGGTGCCTCCGCGGAGTCTCGTCGCGGGGGTCCCGGCGAAGGTGCGTCGTGCGCTCTCCGACGACGAGGCGGCCGCGCTCGCGCGGAACGCGGCGAGCTATCTCGACCATGCCCGGCGGCACGAGGCGGCCCTCTCCGCGAAAGGGGCATGACGCGGGGCCCGCGCCGACGCGCCGGGGGCGCGCGTGCGACCCGTGCGTTCGGATCGAGCCCGCGCGTGGGATAGTATCGATCCCGCTGCCGGACGCAGTCCGGGGCCGTAGCTCAATGGTAGAGCCCCAGTCTTCCAAACTGGTCACGCGGGTTCGATTCCCGTCGGCCCCTCTCCCTCACCTCCTTCCTGGCAAGGTCATCGCCCATCGTCGGCTAGACTTTCGGGGGCCGTTTCGTGTTCCCGATCGCGGGGATCCCGCGGGGCGTAGCTCAGCTTGGTAGAGCGCCCGCTTTGGGAGCGGGAGGCCGCAGGTTCAAATCCTGTCGCCCCGACCAACGGCCCGTCCAGACCTCAGCCCGCGTCGCGTACCGTGCGCGGGTCCGTCACAAGGAGAAACGAACCAGCATGGTGAACAGCACCGTCGAGAAGCTCAGCCCGACTCGGGTGAAGCTTCACATCACGGTCAGCCCCGAGGACCTCAAGCCCAGCCTCGAGCACGCGTATGAGCACATCGCCCGCGACGTGCAGGTGCCCGGCTTCCGCAAGGGCAAGGTTCCCGCTCCGATCATCGACCAGCGCATCGGCCGCGGCGCCGTCATCGAGCACGCCGTCAACGACGGCCTCGACGGGTTCTTCCGCGCGGCGGTCGCGGAGAACGACGTGAAGGTCCTCGGACGCCCGCAGGCCGACATCGTCGAGTGGCCGAACGAGAAGGACTTCTCGGGAGATCTCGTCGTCGACGTCGAGGTCGACGTGCGCCCCGACTTCGAGATCCCCG
This window of the Microbacterium sp. AB genome carries:
- a CDS encoding amidohydrolase produces the protein MNGGDRVDVVANTRIAGEGRELLAHPDVETDGVYDVWVGDGRISDIAPAGALRRRGGVLDAQGAWLVPGLWDHHVHSLQWALAQTRLSVEHAASPGEAAWAVRAADVRSDGRRVGVRVRDGLWTEPPSLAVLDEATGEVPTYLVNSDLHSVWLNSAAFRREGVVPPDATGILREEPAFAVQAILNAVPQPDEDAALDRVVRQAAARGVVGIQDLEIAWNADRWRHRVARGHDALRVRFDVYPHDLGRAIAEGLVTGQALDGGGLVQAGMLKVISDGSLGTRTAATSQPYPGGHDHGVVAVGPEELVELVTRAAGAGIATTVHAIGDVANRHALDAFAAADVPGRIEHAQLVARSDLPRFARLGVSASVQPEHALDDRDLVERSWDAQTAVAYPLRELAEADATVLLGSDAPVAPLDPWISMAAAVFRARDGGEAWRPHQALDARTALAASTDGGSTGGARILPGGRADLVLVAHDPLAASAERLRAMPVHATLLGGRITHLA
- a CDS encoding Dps family protein, translating into MTEVQTVSATAADPTVAAGSAQFLSPVVLGLQALGVNGKQAHWHVRGANFIGVHEFLDTLVDHAHGWADLAAERIVALGLPIDARLGAVAGKVPATGAPAGFAQSDAVIRGVVSDIDTVIADLQAAIDGLDEVDLTSQDVAIEIKAGLEKDRWFLAAHVAE
- a CDS encoding gamma carbonic anhydrase family protein gives rise to the protein MTVSPHATVLGLDDLVPAIARDAFVADGARVVGDVVLGPGSSVWYNAVLRGDTGAIRVGARSNLQDNVSVHVGGGFDTIIGEDVSVGHNAVVHGCRIGDGTLVGMGAVVLQGAEIGESCLVAGGAVVLEGTVVPPRSLVAGVPAKVRRALSDDEAAALARNAASYLDHARRHEAALSAKGA